The following are encoded in a window of Syntrophorhabdaceae bacterium genomic DNA:
- a CDS encoding dual specificity protein phosphatase family protein: MTELPFALKGKIFRSPMPFGTYDPQSVVFDEYVKNDISVVVPLVSVEECKEKANRNLHRLYVEMGFDVVALPIEDYAAPRVEALADVIARVIACAESGRNVVVHCSAGQGRTGTFMACMARRVFGMTGKEAIAWTRRYIPGAVETPEQEKLVHEYV, encoded by the coding sequence ATGACCGAACTGCCTTTTGCCCTCAAAGGAAAGATATTCCGAAGCCCCATGCCTTTCGGGACGTATGATCCTCAGAGTGTGGTGTTTGACGAATACGTGAAGAACGACATCTCCGTTGTGGTTCCCCTTGTCAGTGTGGAAGAATGTAAGGAGAAGGCAAACAGGAACCTGCATCGGCTTTATGTGGAGATGGGATTTGATGTCGTAGCCTTGCCTATTGAGGATTATGCGGCGCCCAGAGTTGAGGCTTTGGCTGATGTTATTGCAAGGGTAATAGCGTGTGCCGAATCCGGCAGGAATGTCGTTGTCCACTGTTCCGCGGGGCAGGGCAGGACGGGGACGTTCATGGCCTGTATGGCGAGGAGGGTCTTCGGTATGACGGGGAAAGAGGCGATTGCATGGACGAGAAGGTACATTCCCGGCGCTGTCGAAACACCGGAGCAGGAAAAGTTGGTTCACGAATACGTGTGA
- a CDS encoding putative toxin-antitoxin system toxin component, PIN family translates to MIRVVLDTNVIVSAYLTRNSKAEKILSLAGMGVIDIFLSGHILVELERTLLSPKLTRIHRDTARQIRHSIELLKRFVTITPGVIEVDAVKDDPDDNKILACAIEAHADFIISGDHHLTDLRRYKDIPIVNPDTFLKHMENQA, encoded by the coding sequence ATGATCAGGGTTGTCCTCGACACCAACGTTATAGTCAGTGCCTATTTGACACGCAATTCGAAGGCCGAAAAGATACTATCACTTGCCGGGATGGGGGTTATAGACATATTCCTTTCCGGGCACATACTTGTTGAACTTGAGAGAACGCTCCTGAGCCCGAAACTGACGAGGATCCACAGGGACACAGCACGGCAGATCCGCCATTCCATCGAACTCCTGAAAAGATTTGTGACGATCACTCCAGGCGTAATCGAGGTGGACGCCGTGAAGGACGACCCGGATGACAACAAGATCCTCGCCTGCGCCATTGAGGCTCACGCAGATTTCATCATATCAGGGGACCATCACCTTACCGACCTGAGAAGATACAAAGACATCCCAATCGTAAACCCCGACACATTTCTGAAACACATGGAAAATCAAGCGTGA
- a CDS encoding AbrB/MazE/SpoVT family DNA-binding domain-containing protein, translated as MPFARVLRKGQMTLPKKVRDVLKVSEGDVIDFEITGSTVIMRHKVLVEKEKSEFFANLSRMHEKIGDVDPAIVEKAIEEAIRDVRRQAKTKKK; from the coding sequence ATGCCGTTCGCGAGGGTTCTGAGAAAAGGGCAGATGACTCTTCCCAAGAAAGTCAGGGACGTCCTGAAGGTCAGCGAAGGCGATGTCATCGATTTCGAGATTACCGGATCAACGGTGATCATGAGGCACAAGGTCCTTGTCGAAAAGGAAAAGAGCGAGTTCTTCGCCAATCTCAGCAGAATGCACGAGAAGATAGGGGATGTCGATCCCGCAATTGTAGAAAAGGCAATTGAGGAAGCGATCCGGGATGTCAGAAGGCAGGCGAAGACAAAGAAGAAATGA